A genomic window from Spiroplasma endosymbiont of Labia minor includes:
- a CDS encoding fructose-specific PTS transporter subunit EIIC: MNLLSQNFVFLDEDLKTQDNVFKFIADKAMDAKIISDSSALINGFKKRESEGSTGFEDGFAIPHARIKEANSAAIIIVRTKTGIEWKSIDGKPTRVAIALIVPDGQGNQHMEMLSDVAVKLMNEDFKKAILNAKTAQDVIKAFDIKKENKIVSNESQNGGPKVLAITACITGVAHTYLAEEKLLQAGEKLGYNVRVETHGSKGVGTPFTAKEINEADAIIFAVDTGVDKSRFSGLKSIEVKVAKAIHDPEGLINEVLKNGKILAQSNSSQPEIKSRDNVMKHILAGVSYMIPVIVLGGICLAFSLGIAKAIWGPGASPDNGGKSPWGILNVLNIIGGAAFTLMIPILGGFIANSIGGRAAIAPAMVASFIGNNSALLMSWIPGLDQVATPMGFLGAIAAGLMAGYLVKWINTWRVPRSLQAAMPIFFIPLGVGLILSLLFIYLIGAPIGWIMNEIQVGIGSAYGVTFENGQATGGSSNVGIVTGLLIGLLLGAMGGFDMGGPVNKIAFLTCSALVTASAGQPEEVMNVLQRPMGALAAAIPVAPIGMGLTTLIFSKYFDDDSRNMGVGAIVMGCIGISEGAIPFAIRDPKRAVVCNVLGSAVAGAIAGAAGVQDAAAHGGPIVAILGAVPYGSQTALFFIAAAAGVAVTTLIYGFWLIADAGKPGSVKERHVNYLATIATEYKDNEIDLKDKIVAIKNTRRTEIITAKENSQDIEPIKTKFVEQIQAVKEEIVLAKNAYKEKILAAKNAYKEYAILEKAAIKEQRVEIKNSTSVFKDVYIEKMQFIAEKNNNRPNFDNSLKKREFNQEIKQSKFVAKTNYKDSVISDSIKRRSKFVSGYESKLIR; the protein is encoded by the coding sequence ATGAATTTATTAAGTCAAAATTTTGTATTTTTAGATGAGGATTTAAAAACACAAGATAATGTCTTCAAATTTATAGCCGATAAAGCTATGGATGCTAAAATTATTTCTGATTCTAGTGCCCTAATTAATGGTTTTAAAAAACGCGAAAGCGAAGGCTCAACAGGATTTGAAGATGGATTTGCAATTCCACACGCAAGAATTAAAGAAGCTAATTCAGCTGCAATAATTATTGTACGTACCAAAACTGGAATTGAATGAAAATCCATAGATGGTAAACCAACACGTGTGGCTATAGCATTGATAGTTCCTGATGGACAAGGCAATCAACATATGGAAATGTTAAGTGATGTTGCTGTTAAATTAATGAATGAAGACTTTAAAAAAGCAATTTTAAATGCTAAAACTGCTCAAGATGTAATTAAAGCTTTTGATATTAAAAAAGAAAATAAAATTGTAAGCAATGAATCACAAAATGGTGGACCAAAAGTACTTGCAATTACTGCTTGCATTACTGGTGTTGCACACACTTATCTTGCAGAAGAAAAACTTTTACAAGCGGGTGAAAAACTTGGTTATAATGTTCGTGTTGAAACACACGGTTCAAAAGGTGTTGGAACACCATTTACTGCAAAAGAAATAAATGAAGCAGATGCTATTATTTTTGCAGTTGATACAGGTGTAGATAAAAGTAGATTTTCAGGTTTAAAATCAATAGAAGTTAAAGTTGCAAAAGCTATTCATGATCCAGAAGGATTAATTAATGAAGTTTTGAAAAACGGTAAAATATTAGCGCAATCAAATTCTTCACAACCAGAAATTAAATCAAGAGATAATGTTATGAAACATATTCTTGCTGGGGTTTCTTATATGATTCCAGTTATCGTTCTTGGGGGGATTTGTTTAGCATTTTCTTTAGGAATTGCAAAAGCAATCTGAGGACCTGGTGCATCGCCAGATAACGGTGGAAAATCACCATGAGGTATTTTAAATGTATTAAATATTATTGGTGGTGCTGCATTTACATTAATGATTCCAATTTTGGGTGGATTTATTGCTAACTCAATTGGTGGTAGGGCTGCTATTGCACCTGCGATGGTTGCCTCATTTATTGGTAATAATTCAGCATTATTAATGTCATGAATTCCTGGTTTAGATCAAGTAGCAACACCAATGGGATTTTTAGGTGCTATTGCTGCTGGTTTAATGGCAGGTTATTTAGTTAAATGAATAAATACTTGAAGAGTACCAAGATCATTGCAAGCTGCAATGCCAATTTTCTTTATACCATTAGGAGTTGGATTAATTTTATCACTATTATTTATTTATCTAATTGGTGCACCAATTGGATGAATTATGAATGAAATTCAAGTTGGTATTGGTTCAGCATATGGAGTTACATTTGAAAATGGTCAAGCAACGGGTGGATCATCTAATGTTGGAATAGTAACCGGATTATTAATCGGATTGCTTTTAGGAGCAATGGGTGGTTTTGATATGGGTGGCCCTGTCAATAAAATTGCCTTTTTAACTTGTTCTGCATTAGTGACAGCTTCTGCTGGTCAACCAGAAGAAGTTATGAATGTTTTACAAAGACCGATGGGTGCTTTAGCTGCGGCTATTCCAGTTGCACCAATCGGAATGGGATTAACTACATTAATATTTTCTAAATATTTTGATGACGATTCTCGTAATATGGGAGTTGGAGCAATTGTTATGGGATGTATTGGAATTTCGGAAGGTGCAATTCCTTTTGCTATCCGTGATCCAAAACGTGCGGTAGTATGTAATGTTTTAGGTTCTGCCGTTGCTGGTGCAATTGCTGGTGCAGCTGGTGTTCAAGATGCTGCTGCTCATGGAGGGCCTATTGTTGCTATTTTAGGAGCTGTACCATATGGTTCGCAAACTGCACTATTCTTTATTGCAGCCGCTGCTGGTGTGGCAGTAACCACATTAATTTATGGTTTCTGATTAATAGCAGATGCAGGAAAACCTGGTTCTGTTAAAGAAAGACATGTTAATTATTTAGCAACTATTGCAACAGAATATAAAGATAATGAAATAGATTTAAAAGATAAAATTGTTGCAATTAAAAACACAAGAAGAACTGAAATTATTACTGCAAAAGAAAATTCGCAAGATATAGAACCAATTAAAACAAAATTTGTAGAACAAATACAAGCAGTAAAAGAAGAAATTGTACTTGCAAAAAATGCATATAAAGAAAAAATTCTTGCTGCAAAAAATGCATATAAAGAGTATGCAATTTTAGAAAAGGCTGCAATAAAAGAACAAAGAGTAGAAATTAAAAATTCAACTTCTGTTTTCAAAGATGTTTATATTGAAAAAATGCAATTCATAGCAGAGAAAAATAATAATAGACCAAATTTTGATAATTCATTAAAAAAACGTGAATTCAACCAAGAAATCAAACAATCAAAATTTGTTGCAAAAACAAATTATAAGGATTCAGTGATTTCAGATTCAATAAAAAGAAGATCAAAATTCGTCTCTGGTTATGAATCTAAATTAATTAGATAA
- a CDS encoding RDD family protein, translating to MHKQKTNENTNAYKTYTKTSLKIIFFARMIDIILVSIIPAILVSLIKIDSNQWIKFMILMIASFSCLFLYFVFIPWLCKGNTLGKLIWNIRLRSKENYAKFWQLFLRELWFIFIPWMIITVGQIIAILIMLNGNHSDDPTKNGLIPSQLIVNLMYTIFLLWFLINGISIGVQEDHQAGIDMKLNLFVINKIAIEDRKHFDPMKNINDEAKNKYHVHLKELHPGQLSEENLQKISELDDNYHRKNNEVEINDN from the coding sequence ATGCATAAACAAAAAACAAATGAAAATACTAATGCTTATAAAACTTATACAAAAACTTCATTGAAAATAATATTTTTTGCTAGAATGATAGATATTATTTTAGTTTCAATCATACCAGCAATTTTAGTTAGTTTAATTAAAATTGATAGTAATCAGTGAATAAAATTTATGATTTTAATGATTGCTAGTTTTAGTTGCTTATTTTTATATTTTGTTTTTATTCCATGATTATGCAAAGGAAATACTCTCGGTAAATTAATTTGAAACATAAGATTAAGATCAAAAGAAAATTATGCTAAATTTTGACAATTATTTTTACGAGAATTATGATTTATTTTTATACCTTGAATGATTATAACTGTTGGACAAATCATTGCCATTTTAATTATGTTAAATGGAAATCACAGCGATGATCCAACTAAAAATGGATTGATTCCTTCGCAATTAATTGTAAACTTAATGTATACAATTTTTTTATTGTGATTTTTAATTAATGGTATTTCTATTGGTGTACAAGAAGATCATCAAGCAGGAATAGATATGAAATTAAATTTATTTGTTATTAATAAAATCGCAATAGAAGATAGAAAACATTTTGATCCCATGAAAAATATAAATGATGAAGCAAAAAATAAATATCATGTTCATCTAAAAGAATTGCATCCTGGGCAACTTTCTGAAGAAAATTTACAAAAAATTAGTGAATTAGATGATAATTATCATAGAAAAAATAATGAGGTTGAAATAAATGACAATTAA
- a CDS encoding ATP-dependent helicase has protein sequence MTINDWLEKLNEKQLEAVKYVDSPLRIVAGAGAGKTRVITTKIAYLITSLGIQPKRILAVTFTNKATKEMRERLETMLADSYTSKPFVSTFHAMCVRILREDGLFVDLDSGFSIIDTDDQEKIVKNIILEMNSRNNSNSENIIQAKDIKKYTKKISHWKSDFLEPEELLESMYGNDKKAAGIYKRYEYELKRINATDFDGLLIKTHTLFNNFKDVRDKWKNRFDYVVVDEFQDTNQVQFDLIKWLCGEKNNLTVVGDPDQTIYSWRGAKLQIIMNFNKNFPTAKTIILDENYRSTKRILGLANEFIKHNKEREPKDIYTNNLTGEKPVLAKAFDSHSEAKWVVTNIKKLIQKDYKYRDIFILYRVNSWSRVIEHELKQANIPYNVRGGMQFRNRRVIKDITSLLRMIVFKDELSMIRVLEFTPKIGDVIINKLRSAAEIANLSLVDFIMQPEALTISKYIKELQYALNLSLTDYKNKMDLISLTKNIIKYFNYVDVVLKNRSTDLEADLLNIGAYYDQMGEYINSLDPTYTENPIINFLQTEVLGTTDNIEVNNAVTLLTIHSAKGLENKIVFVMGVNRGIFPSRMSYNSATQLEEERRALYVAMTRAEHKLYISFVDGEFSAQINEYLTASKFIAELDSEQLEVSEDITIKIDKPLYSNLNPKNNSNKFSQEKNDFILQERVNHIMFGNGIVIKIDNAVTTVAFDNPVYGVKTFIGSTPALSKI, from the coding sequence ATGACAATTAATGATTGATTAGAAAAATTAAACGAAAAACAATTAGAAGCTGTTAAATATGTTGATTCACCACTTAGAATTGTTGCTGGTGCAGGGGCGGGTAAAACACGTGTTATAACTACAAAGATAGCTTATTTAATAACGTCTTTAGGCATTCAACCAAAACGCATACTTGCGGTTACTTTTACAAATAAAGCAACTAAGGAAATGCGTGAACGTTTAGAGACTATGCTTGCAGATTCATATACTTCAAAACCCTTTGTATCCACTTTTCATGCTATGTGTGTTCGTATTTTAAGAGAAGATGGCTTGTTTGTTGATTTAGATTCGGGTTTTTCAATTATTGATACTGATGATCAAGAAAAAATTGTAAAAAATATAATTCTTGAAATGAATTCAAGAAATAATTCTAATTCTGAAAATATAATTCAAGCCAAAGATATTAAAAAATATACTAAAAAAATCTCACATTGAAAATCAGATTTTTTAGAACCAGAAGAATTATTAGAATCTATGTATGGAAATGACAAAAAAGCAGCTGGTATTTATAAAAGATATGAATATGAATTAAAAAGAATTAATGCGACTGATTTTGATGGACTTTTAATCAAAACACATACTTTATTTAATAATTTTAAAGATGTACGAGATAAGTGAAAGAATCGTTTTGATTATGTAGTTGTTGATGAATTCCAAGATACAAATCAAGTTCAATTTGATTTAATTAAATGATTATGTGGCGAAAAAAATAATTTGACTGTTGTTGGAGACCCTGACCAAACAATTTATTCTTGAAGAGGGGCTAAATTGCAAATTATAATGAATTTTAACAAAAATTTTCCAACTGCAAAGACAATTATTTTAGATGAAAATTATCGTTCAACTAAAAGAATTCTTGGCTTGGCAAATGAATTTATAAAACATAATAAAGAAAGAGAGCCAAAAGACATTTATACAAATAATTTAACTGGTGAAAAACCAGTTTTGGCAAAAGCGTTTGATTCTCATTCAGAAGCCAAATGAGTTGTAACAAATATCAAAAAATTGATTCAAAAAGATTATAAATATAGAGATATTTTTATTTTGTATAGAGTAAATTCATGATCACGAGTTATTGAACACGAATTGAAACAAGCAAATATTCCATATAATGTTCGTGGTGGAATGCAATTTAGAAATAGACGAGTAATCAAGGATATAACATCATTATTGAGAATGATAGTTTTTAAAGATGAACTTTCAATGATAAGAGTTTTAGAATTTACACCAAAAATAGGTGATGTAATTATTAATAAACTTAGATCAGCTGCTGAAATTGCCAATTTATCATTAGTTGATTTTATTATGCAACCAGAAGCCTTGACAATATCTAAATATATAAAAGAATTGCAATATGCTTTAAATTTATCTTTAACCGATTATAAAAATAAAATGGATCTAATATCACTAACAAAAAATATAATAAAATATTTTAATTATGTAGATGTCGTTTTAAAAAACAGGTCGACAGATTTAGAAGCAGATTTATTAAATATTGGTGCATATTATGATCAAATGGGTGAATATATAAATTCATTAGATCCAACTTATACAGAAAACCCTATAATTAATTTTTTACAAACAGAAGTTTTAGGGACAACAGATAATATAGAAGTTAATAACGCAGTCACATTGTTAACTATTCATTCAGCAAAAGGATTAGAAAATAAAATAGTTTTTGTCATGGGAGTAAACAGAGGAATTTTTCCATCAAGAATGTCATATAATTCAGCAACACAATTAGAAGAAGAAAGACGTGCACTATATGTTGCAATGACTAGAGCTGAACATAAACTTTACATTTCATTTGTAGATGGAGAATTTTCTGCACAAATTAATGAATATTTGACTGCATCAAAATTTATAGCTGAATTAGATAGCGAGCAATTAGAAGTTTCAGAAGACATTACTATAAAAATAGATAAACCACTCTATAGCAATTTAAATCCAAAAAATAATTCAAATAAATTTTCACAAGAAAAAAACGATTTTATTTTACAAGAACGTGTAAATCACATTATGTTTGGAAATGGAATTGTCATAAAAATTGATAACGCAGTTACAACTGTTGCATTTGATAATCCTGTATATGGTGTAAAAACTTTTATTGGTTCAACACCTGCATTATCAAAAATTTAA
- a CDS encoding phage minor capsid protein, with protein MRNFIMLDNNLLNVGVPWWGWLIIVICLFAICIIFPWKKIKNSINNHRTSKKAVLKKHLEEINTENGVLNINIEIIKSKNRELQKKQDDSIFNSFGKKTSLRLKSIVYVEQKKDSCPLCRPFENRILSLENDDAIMTMADAISKGYHHVGCTHIDIDFYPNDTIIPENEFNLQQQDKNYELKKRLFKYENKIRDLKYRISSTDESLITELKQAEEQLIEFVNKFKLTRNVSREDYLSSFIEKWS; from the coding sequence ATGCGTAATTTTATTATGTTAGATAATAACCTATTGAATGTAGGTGTCCCTTGATGAGGGTGATTAATAATAGTAATATGTTTATTTGCCATTTGTATAATTTTCCCGTGAAAAAAAATCAAAAATTCAATTAATAATCATAGGACAAGCAAAAAAGCAGTTTTAAAAAAACATTTAGAAGAAATAAATACAGAAAATGGTGTTTTAAATATAAATATAGAAATAATTAAATCAAAAAATCGAGAATTGCAAAAAAAGCAGGATGATTCAATTTTTAATTCATTTGGCAAAAAAACTTCTTTACGACTGAAATCAATTGTTTATGTTGAGCAAAAAAAAGATTCTTGTCCTTTATGTAGACCATTTGAAAATAGAATTTTATCATTGGAAAATGATGATGCTATTATGACAATGGCTGATGCTATTTCTAAAGGTTATCATCATGTTGGATGTACACACATAGATATTGATTTTTATCCAAATGATACAATAATTCCAGAAAATGAATTTAATCTACAACAGCAAGATAAAAATTATGAATTAAAAAAAAGATTATTTAAATATGAAAATAAAATAAGAGATTTAAAATATAGAATTTCTTCAACGGATGAATCTTTAATTACCGAATTGAAACAAGCAGAAGAACAATTGATTGAATTTGTGAATAAATTTAAATTAACTAGAAATGTATCCAGAGAGGATTATTTGTCATCTTTTATTGAAAAATGATCGTAA
- the ptsP gene encoding phosphoenolpyruvate--protein phosphotransferase, whose amino-acid sequence MSNKIKGIGASDGIALAKAYVLKEEPIVISNHQTKDPEQEIELMKKALERAKTDLKNLQQLALEKLGGEKAAVFEAHAQILDDPMMSDEIITLIREKKYNAARAIKEESDKFAATFDSMDDEYFRERAADIRDVTDRWLRYVLDLLVIDLATIKEEVIIVANDLTPSQTAQLNPTFVKGFACNVGGRTSHAAIMARSLEIPAVLGLKTITESVKQGAMIALDGNSGDVEIEPADASLWDKKAKNYLQMKKELNTYKDKTTVSKDGNDKMLLEGNIGTPKDVEGVIANGGEGIGLFRSEFLYMDNDHFPTEDEQFEEYKKVLENMGDKMVVIRTLDIGGDKKLSYFQFPAEMNPFLGYRAIRFSLDRKDVFKNQIRALLRASAYGKLGIMFPMIATIDEFKAAKDFTLEQKKLLEKEGIKVGDNIEIGMMVEIPAAAMNATNFAKYADFFSVGTNDLIQYSMAADRMSEKVSYLYQPLNPSILNLLKLTIDGAHKHGKWAGMCGEMAGDAKAIPLLMGLGLDAFSMSASSIPLARSIIAKLTIKETQELTKKALELETAEQVEALVDNLLASK is encoded by the coding sequence ATGAGTAATAAGATAAAAGGTATTGGTGCATCAGATGGCATTGCATTAGCAAAAGCATATGTCTTGAAAGAAGAGCCAATTGTAATTTCAAATCATCAAACAAAAGATCCAGAACAGGAAATAGAATTGATGAAAAAAGCTCTAGAACGTGCTAAAACAGATTTAAAAAATTTACAACAATTAGCTTTAGAAAAATTGGGTGGCGAAAAAGCAGCAGTTTTTGAAGCCCACGCCCAAATTTTAGATGATCCAATGATGAGTGATGAAATTATCACTTTGATTCGTGAAAAAAAATATAATGCAGCAAGAGCAATAAAAGAAGAATCAGATAAATTTGCAGCAACATTTGATTCAATGGATGATGAATATTTTCGTGAACGTGCAGCAGATATAAGAGATGTAACAGATCGTTGATTACGTTATGTTCTTGATTTATTAGTAATTGATTTGGCAACAATCAAAGAAGAAGTAATTATAGTTGCAAATGATTTAACGCCATCACAAACTGCACAACTAAATCCAACTTTTGTTAAAGGATTTGCATGTAATGTGGGTGGTAGAACTTCACATGCAGCAATTATGGCAAGATCTTTAGAAATACCAGCAGTGCTTGGTTTAAAAACAATTACAGAATCAGTGAAACAAGGAGCAATGATTGCATTAGATGGTAATTCTGGAGATGTAGAAATTGAACCCGCAGACGCATCATTATGAGATAAAAAAGCTAAAAATTATCTACAAATGAAAAAAGAATTAAATACTTATAAAGATAAAACTACTGTTTCAAAAGATGGTAATGACAAAATGCTTCTAGAAGGAAACATTGGTACTCCAAAAGATGTTGAAGGTGTAATAGCTAATGGTGGTGAAGGAATAGGTTTATTTAGATCTGAATTCTTATATATGGACAATGACCATTTTCCAACAGAAGATGAACAATTTGAAGAATACAAAAAAGTATTAGAAAACATGGGAGATAAAATGGTAGTTATTCGTACATTAGATATTGGTGGCGATAAAAAATTATCTTATTTTCAATTTCCAGCAGAAATGAATCCATTTTTAGGATATAGAGCAATTAGATTCTCTTTAGATAGAAAAGATGTCTTTAAAAATCAAATTCGCGCTTTATTGAGAGCATCAGCATATGGAAAATTGGGTATTATGTTTCCCATGATTGCAACTATAGATGAATTTAAAGCTGCAAAAGATTTCACTTTAGAGCAAAAAAAACTTCTAGAAAAAGAAGGAATTAAAGTTGGCGATAATATAGAAATAGGAATGATGGTTGAAATACCAGCAGCAGCAATGAATGCGACTAATTTCGCTAAATATGCCGATTTCTTCTCGGTAGGAACAAATGATTTAATACAATATTCAATGGCTGCTGACAGAATGTCAGAAAAAGTTTCTTATTTATATCAACCATTAAATCCATCTATTTTAAATTTATTAAAATTAACAATTGATGGTGCACATAAACATGGAAAATGAGCAGGAATGTGTGGTGAAATGGCTGGAGATGCAAAAGCGATTCCTTTATTAATGGGATTAGGTTTAGATGCTTTTTCAATGTCTGCTTCATCAATTCCTTTAGCAAGATCGATAATAGCAAAACTAACAATTAAAGAAACTCAAGAATTAACAAAAAAAGCATTAGAATTGGAAACTGCAGAGCAAGTTGAAGCTTTAGTTGATAATTTATTGGCATCAAAATAA
- a CDS encoding HPr family phosphocarrier protein: protein MAQFTAKIIDQVGLHARPASVLAKEASKFTSDIKISSEGKEGNLKSIMNVMALAIKSGSDVTITATGSDETDAIAAIQNIMKENGII from the coding sequence GTGGCACAATTTACTGCAAAAATAATAGATCAAGTCGGACTACACGCGCGTCCTGCATCTGTTTTAGCAAAAGAAGCTTCAAAATTTACATCTGATATTAAAATTTCTTCAGAAGGAAAAGAAGGTAATTTAAAATCAATTATGAATGTTATGGCATTAGCAATTAAATCAGGTAGTGATGTTACAATTACTGCAACAGGTTCAGATGAAACAGATGCAATTGCTGCAATTCAAAATATTATGAAAGAAAACGGAATTATTTAG
- a CDS encoding PTS transporter subunit EIIC, whose product MSEQLKQENNQHLKKETLVKAEKIKEPKTKNGRSFGAKLLELMQGLGKALQFPIAVLPFAAILNRFGTLGISYTTETVDGTMHITNQVGYYISFIIQKPGAIAFDNLPLFFAIGCAFGLANENRGEVTLASVALYFAINGLTTTPNSIPEMFYKNVLTFSTQDGTTYSSLLYVPLYDTADGVTKVGGLYVFNLGVFGGIFSGCMAAYFYNHFRDIKLPQALGFFAGRRFVPMICIAASIPLALLFAAVWPWIQWALMKFGEWLSTGGDAVRITGAGIWGFLNRVILPFGLHQILNTFFYFQMPVKGDIIAPITGDVLNTGVVDLGDINAFVSGNFGSGLTTSGWFPVMMGGLPGAAIAMIFAAKKENRKQVGAFLIGAAAVSFTTGITEPIEFTFVFLSPLLWIGHAVLSAIFMAITTAMHIQSSYGFSAGIIDWAISIPQSWGFSVHQGVVNGAAYQVLGNTLWILPLSMIAAACYYFWFIFAIKKFNIPTPGREDDYQAATIAKDANYTKDTKNKKDITNKNTGSNKYEKMADEIIAATGEDNIVFLDNCTTRLRFTLKDNSIVDQDRIKKSGVYGVKVIGKDLMQVTVGLDVEFVADIIREKTKKARKAA is encoded by the coding sequence TTGTCAGAGCAATTAAAACAAGAAAATAATCAACATCTGAAAAAGGAAACTTTAGTTAAAGCTGAAAAAATAAAAGAACCTAAAACTAAAAATGGTCGCAGTTTTGGTGCAAAATTACTTGAATTAATGCAAGGTCTGGGTAAAGCTTTGCAATTTCCAATTGCAGTTTTACCATTTGCAGCGATATTAAATCGTTTTGGTACATTAGGAATTTCTTATACAACAGAAACTGTTGATGGAACAATGCATATAACAAATCAAGTTGGTTATTATATTTCGTTTATTATTCAAAAACCTGGCGCAATAGCTTTTGATAATTTGCCATTATTTTTTGCCATAGGTTGTGCATTTGGATTGGCAAATGAAAATAGAGGAGAAGTAACGTTAGCATCAGTTGCATTGTATTTTGCAATCAATGGACTTACAACAACTCCAAATAGTATTCCAGAAATGTTTTATAAAAATGTACTAACTTTTTCAACACAAGATGGTACTACATATTCATCACTTCTGTATGTGCCACTTTATGATACGGCAGATGGAGTTACAAAAGTCGGCGGTCTATATGTTTTTAATTTAGGAGTATTTGGGGGAATATTTTCAGGGTGTATGGCTGCCTATTTTTACAACCATTTCCGTGATATAAAATTACCTCAAGCATTAGGATTTTTTGCAGGTAGGCGTTTTGTCCCAATGATCTGTATTGCAGCTTCTATACCATTAGCTTTATTATTTGCGGCAGTTTGACCATGAATTCAATGAGCACTAATGAAATTTGGGGAATGATTATCAACTGGAGGAGATGCAGTCAGAATTACTGGAGCTGGAATTTGAGGATTTTTAAATCGTGTAATTTTACCGTTTGGTTTACATCAAATTTTAAATACATTCTTTTATTTCCAAATGCCAGTTAAAGGAGATATTATTGCACCTATTACAGGTGATGTATTAAATACTGGAGTTGTTGACTTGGGTGATATTAATGCCTTTGTTAGTGGGAACTTCGGTTCAGGATTAACAACTTCTGGATGATTCCCAGTTATGATGGGTGGCTTACCTGGTGCTGCGATAGCTATGATTTTTGCAGCTAAAAAAGAAAATAGAAAACAAGTTGGGGCATTTTTAATAGGTGCAGCAGCAGTATCATTTACAACAGGAATTACAGAACCAATAGAATTTACCTTTGTATTTTTATCACCATTATTATGAATAGGACATGCAGTTTTATCTGCTATATTTATGGCAATTACTACAGCTATGCATATTCAATCATCATACGGATTTTCAGCAGGAATTATTGATTGAGCAATTTCAATACCACAATCTTGAGGATTTTCAGTACATCAAGGTGTAGTTAATGGAGCAGCTTATCAAGTATTAGGTAACACATTATGAATTCTTCCGTTATCAATGATAGCCGCTGCGTGTTATTATTTCTGATTTATTTTTGCAATTAAAAAATTCAATATTCCTACACCAGGGCGTGAAGATGATTATCAAGCAGCTACAATTGCTAAAGATGCAAATTATACAAAAGATACAAAAAATAAAAAAGATATCACAAATAAAAATACTGGTTCAAATAAATATGAAAAAATGGCTGATGAAATAATTGCAGCTACAGGAGAAGACAACATAGTGTTTTTGGATAACTGTACTACAAGATTACGCTTTACTTTAAAAGATAATTCAATTGTAGATCAAGACAGAATTAAAAAATCTGGAGTTTACGGTGTTAAAGTTATCGGAAAAGATTTAATGCAAGTAACTGTAGGTTTAGATGTAGAGTTTGTTGCAGATATTATTCGTGAAAAAACCAAAAAAGCTCGTAAAGCAGCTTAA